One window of Mesorhizobium loti R88b genomic DNA carries:
- the fliI gene encoding flagellar protein export ATPase FliI, translating to MSSGQTLLRAPERQGQPAPEDRLAALERIWRRFNGADGLVKRGGLVTEVTPTHYKVRGLSDFARLGDIVEQRGQAGTRRGEIVKISRDEIVVAPFERSADAGIGDAVFRRGPLAVAPHASWRGRTIDALTRAIDGGSPLIRGDDMSAHATTPSAMARQRVGTAFMTGVKVIDIFTPLCFGQRMGVFAGSGVGKSTLLAMLAGADAFDTVVVALIGERGREVREFLEDTIGDSMAKTVAIVATSDESAMMRRRAPDTAMRVAEHFRDQGHRVLLVLDSITRFAHALREVATGTGEPPVARGYPASVFTELPKLLERAGPGAEGKGSITAIISVLVDGDDHNDPVADSVRGILDGHVVLDRAIAEQGRYPPVNPLSSISRLAGKAWSVEQRALVTRLKSMISRFEDTRDIRLLGAYQGGADAELDIAVRQVPLIYEALTQSPRDRPSSDPFSDLARHLKGKLNAESGD from the coding sequence ATGTCGTCAGGCCAGACATTGCTCCGCGCACCCGAAAGGCAGGGCCAGCCGGCGCCGGAAGACCGGCTGGCCGCTTTGGAGCGGATATGGCGGCGTTTCAACGGAGCCGATGGGCTGGTCAAGCGTGGCGGTCTTGTCACCGAAGTCACACCGACGCACTATAAGGTGCGCGGCCTTTCCGATTTCGCCAGGCTGGGCGACATCGTTGAGCAGCGTGGCCAGGCCGGAACGCGCCGCGGTGAAATCGTCAAGATCAGCCGTGACGAGATCGTTGTCGCGCCCTTCGAGCGCAGCGCCGATGCCGGCATCGGCGATGCTGTCTTTCGCCGCGGCCCGCTCGCCGTGGCGCCGCACGCCTCGTGGCGCGGCCGCACCATAGACGCGCTGACCCGGGCGATCGATGGCGGCTCGCCGCTGATCAGGGGCGACGACATGTCGGCCCACGCCACGACGCCCAGTGCCATGGCGCGGCAGCGCGTCGGCACCGCCTTCATGACCGGCGTCAAGGTCATCGACATCTTCACGCCGCTCTGCTTCGGCCAGCGCATGGGCGTCTTTGCCGGTTCCGGCGTCGGCAAGTCGACGCTGCTCGCCATGCTCGCCGGCGCCGACGCGTTCGACACCGTCGTCGTGGCGCTGATCGGTGAACGCGGCCGCGAGGTGCGCGAATTCCTCGAGGACACGATCGGCGACAGCATGGCCAAGACCGTGGCCATCGTCGCCACCAGCGACGAGAGCGCCATGATGCGCCGGCGCGCACCCGACACCGCCATGCGCGTCGCCGAGCACTTTCGCGACCAGGGCCACCGCGTGCTTCTGGTGCTCGACTCGATTACCCGCTTCGCCCACGCACTGCGTGAGGTGGCGACGGGAACCGGCGAGCCGCCGGTCGCCCGCGGCTATCCCGCCTCGGTCTTCACCGAACTGCCCAAGCTGCTCGAGCGCGCCGGACCCGGCGCGGAAGGCAAGGGATCTATCACCGCCATCATTTCCGTGCTGGTCGACGGCGACGACCACAATGATCCAGTCGCCGATTCCGTGCGCGGCATCCTCGACGGCCATGTCGTGCTCGACCGCGCGATCGCCGAACAGGGCCGCTATCCGCCGGTCAATCCGCTGTCGTCGATATCGCGTCTCGCCGGCAAGGCCTGGAGCGTCGAACAGCGCGCTTTGGTGACGCGGCTGAAGTCGATGATCTCCCGTTTCGAGGACACGCGCGACATTCGCCTGCTCGGTGCCTATCAGGGCGGCGCCGATGCCGAGCTGGATATCGCGGTGCGCCAGGTGCCGCTGATCTACGAGGCGCTGACGCAATCGCCGAGGGACCGTCCATCATCCGATCCATTCTCCGATCTGGCCCGTCATCTCAAGGGAAAGCTGAATGCCGAATCAGGAGACTGA
- a CDS encoding flagellar hook-basal body complex protein FliE, whose translation MIVNGIGALNLKPGLGDTATDLLQGGVAPATAGNLGTSFAEAVSQAAAKTVNTMQNAEQVSLQALKGDADTRQVVDAVMSAQQALQTAVAIRDKVVSAYLEVSRMGI comes from the coding sequence ATGATCGTCAACGGCATCGGCGCGCTTAACCTGAAGCCAGGGCTGGGCGATACGGCGACCGACCTGCTGCAGGGCGGTGTCGCGCCCGCGACTGCAGGCAATCTTGGCACCTCCTTTGCCGAAGCGGTGAGCCAGGCGGCCGCCAAGACCGTCAACACGATGCAGAATGCCGAACAGGTGTCGCTCCAGGCGCTCAAGGGCGATGCCGATACCCGTCAGGTCGTCGACGCGGTGATGAGCGCGCAGCAGGCGTTGCAGACCGCCGTCGCCATCCGCGACAAAGTTGTTTCCGCCTATCTCGAAGTCAGTCGAATGGGCATTTGA
- the flgH gene encoding flagellar basal body L-ring protein FlgH — MIRRMLILCAVAALSGCGTNLKEVGRDPAMSPVGSGIDGGNTSSLYKYPQPPRGPVKKFSLWDDRQSRLFTDPRALSQGDILTVKISINDRANFKNQNDRSRTANRKLGYDISAQWDKLSTAGKGSGALSSGTDTTADGEIKRSETLELNVAAIVTDVLPNGNLMISGSQEVRVNAELRVLTIAGIVRPADIGAENTIPYERIAEARISYGGRGRITEIQQPAYGQQVLDQVLPF, encoded by the coding sequence ATGATCCGCAGAATGCTCATCCTGTGCGCGGTAGCGGCGCTGTCCGGCTGCGGCACCAACCTCAAGGAGGTCGGCAGGGATCCGGCGATGTCTCCCGTAGGTTCCGGCATCGACGGCGGCAATACCTCTTCCCTCTACAAATACCCCCAGCCACCTCGGGGGCCCGTGAAGAAGTTCTCGCTGTGGGACGACCGCCAGAGCCGACTGTTCACCGATCCTCGCGCGCTGTCGCAGGGCGACATTCTCACGGTCAAGATTTCCATCAACGACAGGGCCAACTTCAAGAACCAGAACGACCGAAGCCGAACCGCCAACCGCAAACTTGGTTACGACATCAGCGCGCAATGGGACAAGCTGAGCACCGCTGGCAAGGGCTCAGGCGCTCTCTCGTCCGGCACGGACACAACTGCCGACGGCGAGATCAAGCGATCCGAAACGCTTGAGCTCAATGTCGCCGCCATCGTCACCGACGTGCTGCCCAACGGCAACCTGATGATCAGCGGCTCGCAGGAAGTGCGCGTCAATGCCGAGCTCAGGGTGCTGACCATCGCCGGCATCGTGCGGCCGGCCGATATCGGTGCGGAAAACACGATCCCCTATGAACGCATCGCCGAGGCGCGCATCTCCTACGGCGGACGTGGACGCATCACCGAGATCCAGCAGCCCGCCTACGGCCAGCAGGTTCTCGATCAGGTTCTTCCGTTCTAG
- the flgC gene encoding flagellar basal body rod protein FlgC — translation MDALTAALKVAASGLGAQSERLRVVSENLANAQSTGTTPGADPYRRKTISFVSELDRASGSSTVEVNSIDRDPSAFPVEFQPGNEAADEKGYVKMPNVNVLIEMADMTEANRSYEANLQVVKQARDLISMTIDLMRNQ, via the coding sequence ATGGACGCACTGACCGCAGCCCTGAAAGTCGCAGCATCCGGCCTCGGCGCCCAGTCCGAGCGCCTGCGCGTGGTCTCGGAAAACCTCGCCAACGCCCAGTCGACCGGCACCACGCCCGGCGCCGACCCCTATCGCCGCAAGACCATCAGCTTTGTCTCCGAGCTCGACCGGGCCTCCGGCAGTTCGACGGTTGAAGTGAATTCGATCGATCGCGATCCGAGCGCCTTTCCGGTGGAGTTCCAGCCTGGCAACGAAGCCGCCGACGAAAAGGGTTACGTCAAGATGCCCAACGTCAACGTGCTGATCGAAATGGCCGACATGACCGAGGCCAACCGCTCCTACGAGGCCAACCTGCAAGTCGTGAAGCAGGCGCGCGACCTCATTTCCATGACCATCGACCTGATGAGGAACCAATGA
- a CDS encoding flagellar basal body-associated FliL family protein, protein MANVEQVQPRKGPSLVVQLAMLLVVTAAAIGMGWMSGGYLKGVGAPSSVPVAPENEGKVDQPAAAKEPGTGQTLVALAPITTNIASPDTWIRMEVSVVYDAPQLPAMAEDIQQDLLAYVRSLKMHQIEGASGYQHLKADLEERASIRSQGHAKQVLIRTLLLE, encoded by the coding sequence GTGGCCAATGTCGAACAGGTGCAGCCGCGCAAGGGTCCTTCCCTTGTCGTCCAGCTGGCCATGCTGCTCGTGGTGACGGCCGCCGCCATCGGCATGGGCTGGATGTCGGGCGGCTATCTCAAGGGCGTCGGCGCACCGTCATCGGTACCGGTTGCGCCTGAAAATGAAGGCAAGGTCGATCAGCCCGCCGCCGCAAAAGAGCCAGGCACGGGGCAGACACTCGTCGCGCTGGCGCCGATCACCACCAACATCGCTTCGCCCGACACCTGGATCAGGATGGAAGTGTCGGTGGTCTATGACGCGCCGCAGCTGCCAGCGATGGCTGAAGACATCCAACAGGACCTTCTGGCCTATGTCCGCTCCCTGAAGATGCATCAGATCGAGGGCGCCAGCGGTTACCAACACCTGAAGGCAGATCTCGAGGAACGCGCCTCGATCCGCAGCCAGGGCCACGCCAAACAGGTTCTCATCAGGACATTGCTGCTCGAATGA
- the flgA gene encoding flagellar basal body P-ring formation chaperone FlgA yields MGMPISCSAFRRTALVLALVAGGMPAFAQESASQSTGQSTGQSAAQIASNQPAGEVVLIPNRVIYPGETIELAALKQVTLIPGKHKPDAMATNAEELQGKIAKRTLLPGRYIPSAAIREAWLVDQGAAVQVFFIAGGLTISATAVTLQPGSAGDLIKVRNSDSGKILSGTVMADGTIQVSSS; encoded by the coding sequence ATGGGCATGCCGATCTCCTGCTCCGCATTCCGCCGCACCGCGCTCGTACTTGCGCTGGTGGCCGGCGGCATGCCGGCTTTTGCCCAGGAGTCGGCAAGCCAATCCACTGGCCAATCCACTGGCCAATCCGCCGCCCAGATCGCCAGCAACCAACCTGCCGGTGAGGTCGTGCTGATCCCCAACCGGGTCATCTACCCCGGCGAGACCATCGAGCTTGCCGCGCTGAAGCAGGTGACGCTCATTCCTGGTAAGCACAAGCCAGACGCCATGGCGACCAACGCCGAGGAACTCCAGGGCAAGATCGCCAAGCGCACGCTGCTGCCCGGCCGCTACATTCCCTCCGCCGCCATTCGCGAAGCCTGGCTGGTCGACCAGGGCGCTGCCGTGCAGGTCTTCTTCATCGCTGGTGGACTGACGATATCGGCCACTGCCGTGACGTTGCAGCCGGGTTCGGCCGGCGACCTCATCAAGGTTCGCAACAGCGACAGCGGCAAGATCCTTTCTGGCACGGTGATGGCCGACGGAACCATCCAGGTCAGCTCTTCATGA
- a CDS encoding flagellin has product MASIMTNASALTALQSLNATQKNLDTTQARISTGYRVSQASDNAAYWSIATTMRSDNQAMSTVSDALGLGASKVDTAYTGMSSAIDTINQIKVKLTASYGQTDADKAKTQTEIAALQKQLKSYADGATFSGTNMLSVNSGTATAAADVKIVSAFNRDASGASSISTIDVNVESTKLYEAGTTAGTAKGILDADRLGSTGAITTTAAAPTAGAASAAGDTYSVATLKVYDTTTGKGFSDSQIADQMKVVDAALKDMTNAATTLGAAKSSIDLQKTFTQSLMDSIDRGVGQLVDADMNKESTRLQALQVQQQLGVQALSIANGSSQSILSLFRG; this is encoded by the coding sequence ATGGCCAGTATCATGACCAACGCTTCGGCGTTGACCGCTCTGCAGAGCTTGAATGCCACCCAGAAGAACCTCGACACCACCCAGGCCCGCATCTCGACGGGTTATCGCGTCTCCCAGGCTTCCGACAACGCCGCTTACTGGTCGATCGCCACCACGATGCGCTCCGACAACCAGGCCATGTCCACCGTTTCGGACGCGCTCGGCCTCGGCGCCTCGAAGGTCGACACCGCCTACACCGGCATGAGCAGCGCGATCGACACCATCAACCAGATCAAGGTCAAGCTGACCGCGTCGTACGGCCAGACGGACGCCGACAAGGCAAAGACCCAGACCGAAATCGCCGCGCTGCAGAAGCAGCTGAAGTCGTATGCCGATGGCGCCACCTTCTCCGGCACCAACATGCTCTCCGTCAACAGCGGCACGGCTACGGCTGCAGCCGACGTCAAGATCGTTTCGGCCTTCAATCGCGACGCTTCCGGCGCTTCTTCGATCTCGACGATCGACGTCAACGTGGAAAGCACAAAGCTTTATGAAGCCGGCACCACCGCAGGCACGGCCAAGGGCATCCTCGACGCCGACCGCCTCGGCAGCACCGGTGCCATCACCACCACTGCGGCGGCCCCGACGGCGGGCGCTGCGTCAGCGGCCGGCGACACCTATTCGGTCGCCACGCTGAAGGTCTACGACACGACCACCGGCAAGGGCTTCAGCGACTCGCAGATCGCCGACCAGATGAAGGTCGTCGACGCCGCGCTGAAGGACATGACCAACGCCGCCACCACGCTCGGCGCCGCCAAGAGCTCCATCGACCTGCAGAAGACCTTCACGCAGAGCCTGATGGACTCCATCGACCGCGGCGTCGGCCAGCTCGTCGATGCTGACATGAACAAGGAATCGACCCGCCTCCAGGCCCTGCAGGTCCAGCAGCAGCTCGGCGTCCAGGCGCTGTCGATCGCCAACGGTTCCTCGCAGTCGATCCTGTCGCTCTTCCGCGGCTGA
- the flgB gene encoding flagellar basal body rod protein FlgB — MEPVSLFDLAAKQAQWLSVRQSAIAGNIANANTPGYTANDVEPFEKVLDRTAVSLQTTEAGHLGSAATNAGFTIKPQEDDGVVLPSKNSVVLEDQLLKAGEVRRSFELNTAIVKAFHSMMMMAVKS, encoded by the coding sequence ATGGAGCCCGTTTCCCTTTTCGATCTCGCCGCCAAGCAAGCGCAGTGGCTTTCCGTGCGCCAGTCGGCGATCGCCGGCAACATCGCCAACGCCAACACGCCGGGTTACACGGCCAACGATGTCGAGCCTTTCGAAAAGGTGCTCGACCGCACGGCGGTGTCGCTGCAAACCACCGAGGCCGGCCATCTCGGCAGCGCAGCCACCAATGCCGGCTTCACCATCAAGCCGCAGGAAGACGATGGCGTGGTCCTGCCGTCCAAGAACTCGGTCGTGCTTGAAGACCAGCTTCTCAAGGCCGGCGAGGTACGCCGTTCCTTCGAACTCAACACAGCCATCGTCAAGGCATTCCACTCGATGATGATGATGGCGGTGAAGAGCTGA
- the flgG gene encoding flagellar basal-body rod protein FlgG has translation MKALAIAATGMNAQQTNLEVIANNIANINTTGYKRARAEFSDLLYQVDRTQGVPNRSNASLVPEGVSIGLGVKTTAVRNVHTQGELTSTGNSFDMALTGRGWFQIEGADGGTLYSRAGAFNTNATGQLVTVDGASVIPAITVPTDAVEVIVNKTGQVFARIDGQTALQSLGQLQIANFANEAGLAPLGDNLFQETSASGPANVGVPGDPGFATIQQGYLEASNVDPVKEITELISAQRAYEMNSKVIQAADDMASVVSKNLR, from the coding sequence ATGAAAGCACTCGCCATCGCCGCCACCGGCATGAATGCCCAGCAGACAAATCTGGAAGTCATCGCCAACAACATCGCCAACATCAACACCACCGGCTACAAGCGGGCTCGCGCCGAATTCTCCGACCTGCTCTACCAGGTCGACCGCACGCAAGGCGTGCCCAACCGCTCCAACGCCTCACTGGTGCCGGAAGGCGTCTCGATCGGCCTCGGCGTCAAGACGACGGCCGTGCGCAATGTCCACACCCAGGGCGAGCTGACCAGCACCGGCAACAGTTTCGACATGGCGCTGACCGGCCGCGGCTGGTTCCAGATCGAGGGGGCTGACGGCGGCACGCTCTACAGCCGCGCCGGCGCCTTCAACACCAACGCCACCGGCCAGCTGGTGACGGTGGACGGCGCCAGCGTCATTCCGGCCATCACCGTGCCGACCGATGCCGTCGAGGTCATCGTCAACAAGACCGGCCAGGTCTTTGCCCGCATCGACGGCCAGACCGCTCTTCAGAGCCTCGGCCAGCTCCAGATCGCCAACTTCGCCAACGAGGCTGGTCTCGCACCACTCGGCGACAATCTGTTCCAGGAAACGTCGGCCTCCGGCCCCGCCAATGTCGGCGTTCCCGGCGATCCCGGCTTCGCCACCATCCAGCAAGGCTATCTCGAGGCTTCCAATGTCGACCCGGTCAAGGAAATCACCGAGCTGATCTCGGCGCAGCGCGCCTATGAGATGAATTCCAAGGTGATCCAGGCCGCCGACGACATGGCCTCGGTCGTCTCGAAGAACCTGAGGTAA
- a CDS encoding MotE family protein has protein sequence MPMIPSLSPNQRRRSSAILFAAVALAAMSIASGGAHGEDAVRQVLPGAQPAVAPQQLAPEKAPDQSEIERFCSNIADAARDRRYQLQAEELKQLQAGIDERMKALDAKKAEYETWLKRREVFLARAEDGVVQIYAGMKPDAAAERLAIVNADLAAAILMKLDSRKASVILNEMDQKAAATLTGIMASAARRVDPS, from the coding sequence ATGCCGATGATCCCTTCCCTCTCACCCAACCAAAGACGCCGCTCCAGCGCGATCCTGTTTGCGGCCGTTGCGCTCGCGGCTATGTCTATTGCCAGTGGCGGCGCGCACGGCGAGGATGCCGTTCGCCAGGTTCTGCCCGGCGCGCAGCCCGCGGTGGCACCGCAGCAGCTGGCGCCGGAAAAGGCGCCTGACCAGAGCGAGATCGAGCGCTTCTGCTCCAACATAGCCGACGCTGCCCGCGACCGCCGCTATCAGCTGCAGGCGGAAGAACTGAAGCAGCTCCAGGCCGGCATCGACGAGCGCATGAAGGCCCTGGACGCCAAGAAGGCCGAATACGAAACCTGGCTGAAGCGACGCGAGGTCTTCCTGGCCCGGGCCGAGGATGGTGTCGTCCAGATCTATGCCGGTATGAAGCCGGATGCCGCGGCCGAACGTCTGGCAATCGTCAATGCCGACCTCGCCGCGGCCATCCTGATGAAGCTCGATTCACGCAAGGCCAGCGTCATTCTCAACGAAATGGACCAGAAGGCGGCGGCGACGCTCACCGGCATCATGGCCAGCGCAGCCCGAAGGGTAGACCCGTCATGA
- a CDS encoding flagellin, with protein MASIMTNAAALTALQSLNATNKSLEQTQARISTGYRVSQASDNAAYWSIATTMRSDNQALSTVQDALGLGASKVDTAYTGMNNVLTTIGNLKTKLLSTIGQTDAAKAKTQTEITALQAQMKSFADAATFSGSNYLSVTSKQVAAPNDGVQPDSQIVSSFNRSSSGAISLGTINIDVESTKLFDSGLSTDVKNQGIIDRKTSVYATAAAQNLYDTAYAAAIAGGGTDIAANTAGQTAAGAVAKVDNVSAFNVDITASGVTDDIITQMVNKIDKVMSQLTDSATILGSAKSSIDLQKTFTQSLMDSIDRGVGQLVDADMNKESTRLQALQVQQQLGIQSLSIANSSSQSILSLFKNG; from the coding sequence TTGGCGAGCATCATGACGAACGCTGCGGCGTTGACTGCACTTCAAAGCCTAAACGCCACCAACAAATCGCTTGAGCAGACGCAGGCTCGAATCTCGACGGGCTACAGGGTATCCCAGGCGTCCGACAACGCCGCCTACTGGTCGATCGCCACGACGATGCGCTCCGACAACCAGGCGCTCTCGACGGTGCAGGATGCGCTCGGCCTCGGCGCTTCGAAAGTCGATACCGCCTACACCGGCATGAACAACGTCCTGACCACGATCGGCAACCTCAAGACCAAGCTGCTTTCGACCATCGGCCAGACGGATGCCGCCAAGGCTAAGACGCAGACCGAAATCACGGCACTGCAGGCGCAGATGAAGTCGTTTGCCGACGCGGCCACTTTCTCCGGCTCGAACTATCTGTCGGTGACGTCCAAGCAGGTCGCCGCCCCCAATGACGGCGTCCAACCTGACTCCCAGATCGTCTCCTCGTTCAACCGCTCCTCGTCCGGCGCCATCTCGCTCGGCACGATCAATATTGATGTCGAGAGCACCAAGTTGTTCGACAGCGGGCTTTCCACCGATGTCAAGAACCAAGGCATTATCGACCGCAAGACGTCCGTCTACGCGACGGCGGCCGCCCAGAACCTGTACGACACCGCCTATGCGGCTGCGATCGCCGGCGGCGGCACGGACATCGCCGCCAACACCGCTGGACAAACGGCGGCAGGGGCGGTCGCCAAGGTCGACAACGTCTCCGCCTTCAATGTCGACATCACGGCATCAGGCGTGACCGACGACATCATCACCCAGATGGTCAACAAGATCGACAAGGTCATGAGCCAGTTGACCGACTCGGCCACCATCCTCGGTTCGGCAAAGAGCTCTATCGACCTGCAGAAGACTTTCACCCAAAGCCTGATGGACTCCATCGACCGCGGCGTTGGCCAGCTCGTCGATGCCGACATGAACAAGGAATCGACCCGCCTCCAGGCGCTGCAGGTCCAGCAGCAGCTCGGCATCCAGTCGCTGTCGATCGCCAACAGTTCCTCGCAGTCGATCCTGTCGCTGTTCAAGAACGGCTAA
- the fliP gene encoding flagellar type III secretion system pore protein FliP (The bacterial flagellar biogenesis protein FliP forms a type III secretion system (T3SS)-type pore required for flagellar assembly.), whose protein sequence is MRKFLLAIALIGAATSVAAAQQLDLGGIGKADGTTVGYIIQMFGLLTVLSVAPGLLIMVTSFTRFVIAFSILRAGIGLQSTPANLILISLSLFMTFYVMAPTFDQAWNTGVKPLMDNQISQTEAFEKISDPFRTFMLHNVRDKDFDLFADLARERGQVVAKETVDLRILVPAFMISEIRRGFEIGFLIVLPFLVIDLIVATITMAMGMMMLPPTVVSLPFKILFFVLIDGWNLLVGSLVRSFN, encoded by the coding sequence ATGAGAAAATTCCTTCTCGCTATCGCACTAATCGGTGCCGCCACCTCCGTTGCGGCGGCGCAGCAGTTGGACCTCGGTGGCATCGGCAAGGCCGACGGCACCACCGTTGGCTACATCATCCAGATGTTCGGCCTGCTGACCGTGCTGTCGGTGGCGCCGGGCCTGCTGATCATGGTGACGAGCTTCACCCGTTTCGTCATCGCTTTCTCGATCCTGCGTGCCGGCATCGGCCTGCAGTCGACGCCGGCAAACCTGATCCTGATTTCGCTGTCGCTGTTCATGACCTTTTATGTCATGGCGCCGACCTTCGATCAGGCCTGGAACACCGGCGTCAAGCCGCTGATGGACAACCAGATCAGCCAGACCGAGGCCTTCGAGAAGATTTCGGATCCGTTCCGCACCTTCATGCTGCACAATGTGCGCGACAAGGACTTCGACCTGTTCGCGGACCTTGCCCGCGAGCGCGGCCAGGTCGTGGCCAAGGAGACGGTCGACCTGCGCATCCTGGTGCCAGCCTTCATGATCTCCGAGATCCGGCGCGGCTTTGAGATCGGCTTCCTGATCGTGCTGCCATTCCTGGTCATCGACCTGATCGTGGCCACCATCACCATGGCGATGGGCATGATGATGCTGCCACCGACCGTGGTGTCGCTGCCGTTCAAGATACTGTTCTTCGTCCTGATCGACGGCTGGAACCTGCTCGTCGGAAGCCTGGTGCGTTCCTTCAACTGA
- a CDS encoding flagellar basal body P-ring protein FlgI, with amino-acid sequence MMRPLALLLAAVLGLQPAFADGLTPKAKRELAAKNGGVYDDPEYDPATTARMFRVSPGPSSLPPGQVASRIKDIAELQSSRDNQLVGYGLVIGLAGSGDSLRNSPFTEQSIRAMLENLGIATEGGSARAKNVAAVIVTANMPPYVQSGARIDIDVSSMGDATSLAGGTLIMTPLKAADGEIYAVGQGAVIVSGFVAQGQAQQLTQGVPTAGRVPNGAIVERSVKAEFDDQSTLTLQLRNPDFSTAIRIADAINDYTSQRFGMRVAGERDSRTVQIRRPKNVSAARFYAEIENLVVESDTPARVVIDERTGTIVIGNDVKISRVAISHGTLTVRITEAPRVVQPEPFSKGETAVEPFTAIDASRPNGRVAVLDGPDLQTLVSGLNRLGVKPDGIIAILQGIKSAGALQADLVLQ; translated from the coding sequence ATGATGCGCCCGCTTGCCCTTTTGCTTGCGGCTGTGCTCGGCCTGCAGCCGGCGTTCGCCGACGGCCTGACACCCAAGGCCAAGCGCGAACTCGCCGCCAAGAATGGCGGCGTCTACGACGATCCCGAATATGACCCCGCCACCACCGCCCGCATGTTCCGCGTTTCACCGGGGCCAAGCTCGCTGCCGCCGGGCCAGGTCGCCTCGCGCATCAAGGACATTGCCGAGCTGCAGAGTTCGCGCGACAACCAGCTCGTCGGCTACGGCTTGGTCATCGGCCTCGCCGGCTCGGGCGACAGCCTGCGCAATTCGCCGTTCACCGAACAGTCGATCCGCGCCATGCTCGAAAATCTCGGCATCGCCACCGAAGGTGGCAGTGCGCGCGCCAAGAACGTCGCCGCCGTCATCGTCACCGCCAATATGCCGCCCTACGTGCAGTCGGGCGCCCGCATCGACATCGACGTGTCCTCGATGGGCGACGCCACATCGCTTGCCGGCGGCACGCTGATCATGACGCCGCTGAAGGCGGCGGACGGCGAGATCTATGCCGTCGGCCAGGGCGCGGTCATCGTTTCCGGCTTCGTCGCCCAGGGTCAGGCCCAGCAATTGACGCAAGGCGTGCCTACCGCCGGCCGGGTGCCGAACGGCGCCATCGTCGAGCGTTCGGTGAAAGCCGAGTTTGACGACCAGTCGACGCTGACGCTGCAATTGCGCAATCCCGATTTTTCGACCGCAATCCGTATCGCTGATGCCATCAACGACTACACCAGCCAGCGTTTCGGCATGCGCGTGGCGGGCGAGCGCGATTCCCGCACCGTCCAGATCAGGCGGCCAAAGAACGTTTCGGCGGCCCGCTTCTATGCCGAAATCGAGAATCTGGTGGTCGAATCCGACACCCCGGCCCGCGTCGTCATCGACGAGCGCACCGGAACCATCGTTATCGGCAACGACGTCAAGATCTCGCGCGTCGCCATCAGCCACGGCACGCTGACGGTACGCATCACCGAAGCGCCGCGCGTCGTGCAGCCCGAACCCTTCTCCAAGGGCGAAACCGCCGTCGAACCGTTCACCGCCATCGACGCCAGCCGGCCCAATGGCCGCGTCGCGGTGCTTGACGGGCCTGACCTGCAAACCCTCGTTTCCGGCCTCAATCGTCTCGGCGTCAAGCCGGACGGCATCATTGCCATCCTGCAAGGCATCAAGTCGGCCGGCGCCCTGCAAGCCGATCTGGTTCTCCAATAG